The following proteins are co-located in the Leptodactylus fuscus isolate aLepFus1 chromosome 8, aLepFus1.hap2, whole genome shotgun sequence genome:
- the UBXN4 gene encoding UBX domain-containing protein 4, with amino-acid sequence MLWFQGSIPEAIAAAKQRSSVFVVFVAGDDEQSTQMAESWGNEDVVRAAAEGFVAIKIDSKSETCLQFSQIYPVVCIPSSFFIGENGIPLEVIAGSISAEELIAKITKVKQMNTEKNDQLPADTNLASNSPVTSCPVSESPSLESPPVETSSTSPETTPAQSDYSPTDETKEGVEEAGETPTDMEDKMERVMAKLEKKQEQKKKDEQEKEIKREIERRKVGKDMLEYKRKQEDEQARRALEERNREKAEDRAARERIRQQIAQDRADRAAKFAKSKEEQEAIRAAELQARQAEMEARKEAAQRERRTVARIQFRLPDGSSFTNQFPSEAPLEDARRFAAQTVGNAYGNFSLATMFPRREFTKEDYGKSLLSLELAPSASIVLLPAGRPARAVVQSSDGGVWGLLGTLLYPLLAVWRFLSSFLFSSPPPTQHNDRAGYTQPESTSTSAASSSEPKREAVRKRVLEKRTDEFKKEGKIYRLRTQDDEDENNTWNGNSTQQM; translated from the exons ATGCTCTGGTTCCAGGGATCCATCCCGGAGGCCATAGCCGCGGCCAAGCAGCGGAGCTCGGTGTTTGTCGTGTTTGTGGCGG GGGACGATGAACAGTCCACTCAGATGGCAGAGAGCTGGGGCAATGAGGATGTGGTGCGGGCAGCCGCCGAGGGCTTTGTGGCTATTAAGATTGACAGTAAGAG CGAAACCTGCCTCCAGTTTTCTCAGATCT ATCCTGTGGTTTGCATCCCGTCCAGCTTTTTCATCGGAGAGAACGGAATTCCACTGGAAGTCATTGCCGGCAGCATATCGGCCGAGGAATTAATAGCAAAGATAACCAAAGTGAAGCAG ATGAACACAGAGAAGAACGACCAGTTACCAGCAGACACCAACTTAGCCAGTAATTCTCCAGTGACCTCGTGTCCTGTATCCGAGAGCCCATCATTAGAATCACCCCCTGTAGAAACCTCGTCCACATCCCCAGAGACCACCCCAG CACAAAGCGACTATTCCCCCACAGATGAGACAAAGGAGGGAGTCGAAGAGGCCGGTGAAACACCTACTGACATGGAAGATAAAATGGAGAG AGTTATGGCCAAACTGGAAAAGAAGCAGGAGCAGAAGAAGAAGGACGAACAAGAG AAAGAGATCAAGAGAGAAATTGAGAGGAGGAAAGTGGGAAAAGACATGTTGGAGTATAAAAGGAAGCAGGAAGATGAACAGGCCAGACGGGCGCTGGAGGAGAGGAACCGGGAGAAGGCTGAGGACAGAGCTGCCAGAGAACGGATTAGACAGCAGATCGCACAG GATCGCGCTGATCGAGCTGCCAAATTTGCAAAGTCTAAAGAAGAGCAAGAGGCCATAAGGGCAGCTGAACTGCAGGCGCGACAGGCAGAGATGGAAGCCAGaaaggaagctgcacagagagaGCGAAG GACTGTAGCAAGGATACAGTTCCGACTTCCTGATGGCTCATCCTTCACTAACCAGTTCCCATCAGAAGCCCCTCTGGAGGACGCCCGGCGGTTCGCTGCACAG ACAGTCGGAAACGCCTATGGAAACTTCTCCTTAGCAACTATGTTTCCTCGAAGAGAATTTACCaaagaggattatgggaaatctTTATTGTCTCTGGAACTTGCACCCAGTGCCTCAATAGTCCTCTTGCCG GCTGGAAGGCCGGCGCGAGCCGTAGTGCAGTCTTCAGATGGAGGGGTCTGGGGTTTATTGGGCACTTTGTTATATCCCCTCCTTGCGGTCTGGAGGTTTCTGAGCAGTTTCTTATTCAGTAGCCCACCCCCAACACAGCACAACGACAGGGCAGGTTATACGCAGCCCGAAAGTACGAGCACCTCGGCAGCCAGTAGTTCAGAGCCAAAGAG AGAAGCCGTTCGGAAAAGGGTACTTGAAAAACGGACAGACGAGTTTAAGAAAGAAGGAAAAATTTACAGGCTAAGGACGCAAGACGACGAGGATGAAAACAATACCTGGAACGGGAACTCTACCCAGCAGATGTAG